One genomic window of Onychostoma macrolepis isolate SWU-2019 chromosome 25, ASM1243209v1, whole genome shotgun sequence includes the following:
- the tnni2a.1 gene encoding troponin I type 2a (skeletal, fast), tandem duplicate 1 isoform X1, with protein MIPKHLRKKMSSSRKHHLKSLMLSIAKGILEQEVKDREVERQRYMAETCQPLSLPSGTQSLQELCRELHHKIDVIDEERYDLEMKVNKSEKEIEDLNIKVIDLKGKFKKPTLRKVRMSADAMLQALLGSKHKVSLDLRANLKQVKKEVKEEDKELRDVGDWRKNVEDKAGMDGRKKMFEAEA; from the exons atgattccAAAACACCTCAGGAAAAAGATGTCGTCGAGTCGCAAGCATCATCTGAAG AGCTTGATGCTTTCCATCGCTAAAGGTATACTGGAACAGGAAGTAAAGGACAGAGAGGTGGAGAGGCAGAGATACATGGCAGAGACCTGCCAGCCTCTGTCTCTACCTTCAGGCACACAATCATTACAG gaACTCTGCAGGGAGCTTCACCACAAAATTGATGTCATTGACGAGGAGAGATATGATCTGGAAATGAAAGTCAACAAGAGCGAAAAGGAG ATCGAGGACCTGAATATCAAAGTTATTGACCTGAAGGGCAAGTTCAAGAAGCCAACTCTGAGGAAGGTGCGCATGTCGGCCGACGCTATGCTTCAAGCTCTGCTGGGCTCCAAACACAAGGTGTCTCTGGATCTGAGAGCCAACCTTAAACAAGTCAAGAAGGAGGTCAAAGAGGAG GATAAGGAACTGCGTGATGTTGGTGACTGGCGTAAGAATGTTGAAGACAAGGCTGGCATGGATGGCAGGAAGAAGATGTTTGAAGCCGAGGcttaa
- the tnni2a.1 gene encoding troponin I type 2a (skeletal, fast), tandem duplicate 1 isoform X2: MSEKKMSSSRKHHLKSLMLSIAKGILEQEVKDREVERQRYMAETCQPLSLPSGTQSLQELCRELHHKIDVIDEERYDLEMKVNKSEKEIEDLNIKVIDLKGKFKKPTLRKVRMSADAMLQALLGSKHKVSLDLRANLKQVKKEVKEEDKELRDVGDWRKNVEDKAGMDGRKKMFEAEA, from the exons ATGTCGGA GAAAAAGATGTCGTCGAGTCGCAAGCATCATCTGAAG AGCTTGATGCTTTCCATCGCTAAAGGTATACTGGAACAGGAAGTAAAGGACAGAGAGGTGGAGAGGCAGAGATACATGGCAGAGACCTGCCAGCCTCTGTCTCTACCTTCAGGCACACAATCATTACAG gaACTCTGCAGGGAGCTTCACCACAAAATTGATGTCATTGACGAGGAGAGATATGATCTGGAAATGAAAGTCAACAAGAGCGAAAAGGAG ATCGAGGACCTGAATATCAAAGTTATTGACCTGAAGGGCAAGTTCAAGAAGCCAACTCTGAGGAAGGTGCGCATGTCGGCCGACGCTATGCTTCAAGCTCTGCTGGGCTCCAAACACAAGGTGTCTCTGGATCTGAGAGCCAACCTTAAACAAGTCAAGAAGGAGGTCAAAGAGGAG GATAAGGAACTGCGTGATGTTGGTGACTGGCGTAAGAATGTTGAAGACAAGGCTGGCATGGATGGCAGGAAGAAGATGTTTGAAGCCGAGGcttaa